One genomic segment of Anguilla anguilla isolate fAngAng1 chromosome 2, fAngAng1.pri, whole genome shotgun sequence includes these proteins:
- the LOC118219658 gene encoding histone H2B-like → MPEPAKSAPKKGSKKAVTKTAAKGGKKRRKSRKESYAIYVYKVLKQVHPDTGISSKAMGIMNSFVNDIFERIAGESSRLAHYNKRSTITSREIQTAVRLLLPGELAKHAVSEGTKAVTKYTSSK, encoded by the coding sequence ATGCCTGAGCCAGCGAAATCCGCGCCCAAAAAGGGCTCTAAGAAAGCTGTCACCAAGACCGCTGCGAAGGGAGGAAAGAAGCGCAGAAAGTCAAGGAAGGAGAGCTACGCCATCTACGTATACAAGGTCTTGAAGCAAGTGCATCCTGATACTGGCATTTCTTCGAAAGCAATGGGTATCATGAACTCCTTCGTTAATGATATTTTTGAGCGTATTGCTGGTGAATCTTCCCGTCTGGCTCACTATAACAAGCGTTCTACCATCACTTCAAGGGAGATTCAGACCGCTGTGCGCCTTCTGTTGCCAGGAGAGTTGGCCAAACACGCAGTGTCTGAGGGCACCAAGGCCGTCACAAAGTATACCAGCTCAAAGTAA
- the LOC118219608 gene encoding uncharacterized protein LOC118219608 isoform X4: MASYASRFAQHWARLKYTREGEPPSRDQVGEKLLFASGGINVKDVYSFIALPNGKDFELCFFHEDALRRFMETAYAKSNEVPWSNWTIDSSIAIDTINVVVKFWTGRVSDHDIELFLMRHGDILQAPYKPVDRFGIWYGVRKYKLQLKKDANGHPITLPNSISLGPYNGRVIYSGQRQTCFVCGAPDHQVKECTQMKCWKCGGLGHKAKDCSNDSRCSLCGGVGHTYFKCPHSYSNKAKNQNRARAEDEQQPRQNQQEPQESAREPQTAAQQEPLPDGNNTQCATTRQQLPESGEERSSTAPLRRGTQPVAVGKDEGRLVVGRGSFISVLRRQEAPGGAQQQAKHTILEGERVTSTIVQQQRPPDVERELKLLCAAEVSLPSTDGGSHSQSSTSSSSSSPNSSGTGEGSGEEDEDDGEVYDSASEEPDSPDIQEFSSEPATIRFCAENIMHTQMQMAKSPRTSTKNVPVTGQQIQLMMVSVLILMTWNALFCKKKLSWLFHS, from the exons atggCCTCCTATGCCTCTCGGTTCGCCCAACACTGGGCGAGGTTAAAATATACCAGAGAAGGTGAGCCCCCTTCCCGTGATCAGGTCGGGGAAAAGTTACTTTTCGCATCAGGCGGCATTAATGTCAAGGATGTATATTCTTTCATTGCGTTGCCTAATGGGAAAGATTTTGAACTTTGTTTTTTCCACGAAGACGCCCTGAGGCGCTTCATGGAGACGGCATATGCAAAATCAAATGAAGTCCCTTGGAGCAATTGGACTATCGATTCTTCTATAGCTATAGATACCATCAATGTTGTGGTAAAATTTTGGACTGGCCGAGTGTCGGACCATGATATTGAACTTTTTCTAATGAGACATGGCGATATCCTGCAGGCCCCTTACAAGCCTGTGGACCGTTTTGGAATTTGGTACGGGGTTAGGAAATACAAACTCCAGTTAAAAAAAGACGCGAATGGTCATCCCATAACATTACCTAATTCCATATCTCTAGGCCCTTACAATGGCCGTGTGATTTATTCTGGGCAGCGACAAACTTGCTTCGTCTGTGGTGCACCTGACCATCAGGTAAAGGAGTGTACCCAGATGAAGTGTTGGAAGTGTGGAGGATTGGGTCACAAGGCCAAAGATTGCAGCAATGATTCCCGGTGCAGCCTGTGTGGAGGAGTGGGGCacacttattttaaatgtcccCATTCCTAcagcaataaagcaaaaaacCAAAACCGAGCCAGAGCCGAGGACGAGCAGCAACCGCGTCAAAACCAGCAAGAGCCACAAGAGAGCGCCAGAGAACCGCAGACCGCAGCCCAACAGGAGCCACTGCCAGATGGCAATAACACTCAATGCGCCACAACCAGGCAGCAGCTGCCAGAGAGTGGAGAGGAGCGCAGCTCTACCGCCCCGCTGCGGAGAGGGACACAGCCAGTCGCAGTAGGAAAGGACGAGGGGCGACTGGTGGTAGGCAGAGGCAGCTTCATTTCCGTCCTGAGGCGACAAGAAGCTCCAGGAGGAGCCCAGCAGCAGGCAAAGCACACAATactggagggagaaagagtaaCATCCACCATAGTCCAGCAACAGAGGCCGCCGGATGTAGAGAGGGAGCTGAAGCTCCTGTGCGCTGCGGAAGTCAGCTTACCCTCCACGGATGGAGGGTCACATAGCCagtcctccacctcctcctcctcctcctctcctaaCTCCTCCGGGACCGGAGAGGGCAGtggagaggaggatgaagatgaCGGCGAAGTATATGACTCCGCCAGTGAAGAACCCGACTCTCCGGACATCCAGGAGTTTAGTAGCGAACCCGCTACCATACGATTTTGTGCGGAGAATATAATGCATACACAGATGCAAATGGCCAAATCACCACGCACGTCGACAAAGAATGTTCCTGTAACTGGACAGCAA attcaattaatgatGGTCAGTGTCTTAATTCTGATGACTTGGAATGCCCTATTCTGCAAGAAGAAGTTGAGCTGGCTATTTCACAgttaa